The Sebastes umbrosus isolate fSebUmb1 chromosome 1, fSebUmb1.pri, whole genome shotgun sequence genome includes the window aaaataaaagataagacaaaataaataaatacctcaaagaagagaaaaaacaaaaacaacaacaacaacaacaacaacaacaacaacaacaatttcaacaacagcactcaACAACACACAGCAGTTTCAATTTGACTGTGCCCCCTGACGTCCAAGAAACTCCAACAAAGGTTTCCAGATATTTTCAAattctgctgcttttcctctggTTATGTACGTAAGTCTCTCCAGTACAACACAAGATGCCATCTCCCTCACCCACACATGTATCGGAGGTAAATCCATTTTTCTCCAAGACAAAGACTtacgttgacttaacggccacaggtgtcgctgttaacaagcatttctgattcttacaaacagtccctttaagtatctgagtacttcttccactactggaCAGTGTAAGTGCTCAACACAGACACTTAAAGAGCAACACCTGCTGGGACAGCTGCAGCAGGTTAGCAGCGCCTCTGGTGGAAGCCACTGTGAATTTCACATCTGTAGACCGGAAGTGTGGTTGAGACAAAATAAAGGGACTCTTCAATGGACAAGCAAAGAGTCCGACATaagaaaataacaacaacattacaacattacaacattaaagtgaacAACATCATCATACCGAGTCGTGCAGCCAGGATCCCGACCACACCGGTCCCTGCTCCCAGCTCTATGATGCTCCTTCCTCTCAACTCCACCGACTGATCCTCCAAGTAACAACACAGCTGTAACGCCTGagtacacaaatacacaccctAGTCGTTACACAAAGCTGACACTGATTTAACaagtatatatttacataacgACAACATAAACTCTCACAGCCTCCCACACCGGAGCAGCCACGCCGAGGTTAGCCCCGAACAGCTGGCGGATCTTCAGCTGCTGGCCGGCGAGAGAGTACACGGTGTCCTGAGAGAAAGTGTCCGCAAACAGACCGTCGTCCACCGGGAACGGGTCGTCTTCATCTCCTGAACACATCATGGTTCATAAAGAAAAACTGGTTCACTTTGACAGTCAGCTGTTAACGAGCATACACGTTATCTAATCTAACGAGCCTTAACAGCTGGAGGGGAGGTTGtgtatcagagagagagagagagagagagagacagagagagagagagagacagagacagagagagagagacagagagagagagagagagacagagagagagagagagacagagacagagagagagagacagagagagagacagagagagagagagagagagagagagagagagacagagagagagacagagagagagagagagagagacagagagagagagagagagagagacagagagagagagagagagacagagagacagagagagagagagagagagagagacagagagagagacagagagagagagagagagacagagagagagagagagagacagagagagagagagagagacagagagacagagagagagagagagagagagagagacagagagagagagaaagagagagagagagacagagagagagagagacagagagagagagagagacagagagagagagagacagagagagagagagagagagagacagagagagagagagagacagagagagagagagagagagagagagagagagagacagagagagagagagagagacagagagagagagagagagagagagagagagacagagagagagagagagagagacagagagagagagagagagagagagagagagacagagagagagagagacagagagagagacagagagagagagagagagagacagagagagagagagagagagagagacagagagagagagagacagagagagagagagagagagagacagagagagagagagagacagagagagagagagagagagagacagagagagagagagagagagagacagagagagagagagagagagagagacagagagagagagacagagagagagagagagagagagagacagagagagagagagagagagagagagagagacagagagagagagagagagagagacagagagagagagagagagacagacaggacgagagagagagagagagagac containing:
- the LOC119482393 gene encoding EEF1A lysine methyltransferase 3-like isoform X1, translating into MMCSGDEDDPFPVDDGLFADTFSQDTVYSLAGQQLKIRQLFGANLGVAAPVWEAALQLCCYLEDQSVELRGRSIIELGAGTGVVGILAARLDVKFTVASTRGAANLLQLSQQVLLFKCLC
- the LOC119482393 gene encoding EEF1A lysine methyltransferase 3-like isoform X2, whose protein sequence is MMCSGDEDDPFPVDDGLFADTFSQDTVYSLAGQQLKIRQLFGANLGVAAPVWEAALQLCCYLEDQSVELRGRSIIELGAGTGVVGILAARLESLYFVSTTLPVYRCEIHSGFHQRRC